A genomic segment from Roseibium algicola encodes:
- the rplE gene encoding 50S ribosomal protein L5: MAETTNVPRLKTHYDEVVRKQLLEKFQYKNVMQVPQLEKIVLNVGVGEAVSDSKKARIAADDLALIAGQKPVITKAKKSIATFKVREGMPLGAKVTLRRQQMFEFLDRLITIALPRVRDFRGLNPKSFDGRGNYAMGIKEHIVFPEIEYDKVDQIWGMDVIICTTAPNDDEARELLRAFNFPFTK, translated from the coding sequence ATGGCTGAGACCACTAACGTGCCGCGTCTCAAGACGCATTATGACGAAGTTGTGCGCAAGCAGCTTCTGGAGAAGTTCCAGTACAAGAACGTCATGCAGGTTCCGCAGCTGGAAAAGATTGTCCTCAACGTCGGTGTCGGCGAAGCGGTCAGCGATTCCAAGAAGGCGCGTATCGCAGCTGACGACCTGGCACTGATTGCCGGTCAGAAGCCGGTGATCACCAAGGCGAAAAAGTCGATCGCAACCTTCAAGGTTCGCGAAGGCATGCCGCTTGGTGCAAAGGTTACCCTGCGCCGCCAGCAGATGTTCGAATTCCTGGACCGTCTGATCACCATCGCGCTGCCGCGCGTACGTGACTTCCGTGGTCTGAACCCGAAGAGCTTCGACGGTCGCGGCAACTACGCCATGGGTATCAAAGAACACATCGTGTTCCCGGAAATCGAGTACGACAAGGTCGACCAGATCTGGGGCATGGACGTGATCATCTGCACCACGGCGCCGAATGACGACGAAGCACGCGAGCTTCTGCGCGCGTTCAACTTCCCGTTCACGAAGTAA
- the rpsN gene encoding 30S ribosomal protein S14 — translation MAKKSAIEKNKRREKLVKKYAEKRAALKALAKDESLSLEERYNARLKLAKLPRNSAPNRVRNRCEVSGRPRGFYRKLKMSRIALRELGSLGKIPGLVKSSW, via the coding sequence ATGGCGAAGAAAAGCGCAATCGAGAAGAACAAGCGCCGCGAGAAGCTTGTAAAGAAATACGCTGAGAAGCGCGCTGCCCTGAAGGCACTGGCTAAAGATGAAAGCCTGTCCCTGGAAGAGCGGTACAACGCACGCCTGAAGCTGGCAAAATTGCCGCGGAATTCCGCGCCGAACCGCGTTCGCAATCGTTGCGAAGTGTCCGGCCGTCCGCGCGGTTTTTACCGCAAGCTGAAGATGTCGCGTATTGCGCTTCGTGAACTGGGCTCCCTGGGTAAGATCCCGGGCCTGGTCAAGTCGAGCTGGTAA
- the rpsH gene encoding 30S ribosomal protein S8 → MAISDPLGDMLTRIRNAQMRRKNKVSSPNSKLRAHVLDVLAKEGYIRGYTTVEYEGGKSELEIELKYFDGEPVIRTIERVSKPGRRVYSSVKNIPHVSNGLGVSIISTPRGVMSDHQARDENVGGEVLCRVF, encoded by the coding sequence ATGGCAATTTCTGATCCGTTGGGGGATATGCTGACCCGCATTCGCAACGCGCAGATGCGTCGCAAGAACAAGGTCAGTTCACCAAATTCCAAATTGCGCGCACATGTACTTGATGTGCTCGCAAAAGAGGGGTACATCCGTGGCTACACCACGGTTGAATACGAGGGCGGTAAGTCCGAGTTGGAAATCGAACTGAAGTATTTCGACGGTGAACCGGTTATCCGCACGATTGAACGTGTGTCCAAGCCGGGCCGCCGCGTGTACTCGTCGGTGAAAAACATCCCGCATGTCTCTAATGGCCTGGGCGTGTCGATCATTTCGACTCCGCGTGGTGTCATGAGCGACCATCAGGCGCGGGACGAAAACGTAGGTGGTGAGGTTCTTTGCCGCGTCTTCTGA
- the rplF gene encoding 50S ribosomal protein L6 produces MSRIGKKPVPVPSGVTASIDGQTVTIKGPKGEKSFVLNDLVLAEMTDDGIKIDPCNSSKPARSMWGMSRTMVANLITGVTEGFKKDLAITGVGYRAQVQGKNLQLALGFSHDVVYPIPDGIDIVCPKPTEINITGTDKQRVGQVAAEIREFRPPEPYKGKGVRYAGEFIVRKEGKKK; encoded by the coding sequence ATGTCTCGTATTGGCAAAAAGCCAGTCCCCGTGCCAAGCGGGGTAACGGCATCGATCGACGGTCAGACTGTTACGATCAAGGGCCCGAAAGGCGAAAAGTCTTTCGTGCTCAATGATCTTGTTCTGGCCGAAATGACGGATGATGGGATCAAAATCGATCCGTGCAACAGCTCCAAGCCGGCTCGCTCCATGTGGGGCATGAGCCGCACCATGGTCGCGAACCTGATCACTGGCGTAACCGAGGGCTTCAAGAAAGACCTCGCCATCACCGGTGTCGGTTATCGCGCTCAGGTCCAGGGCAAGAACCTTCAGCTGGCGCTCGGTTTCTCTCATGACGTTGTCTATCCGATCCCGGATGGTATCGATATCGTGTGCCCGAAACCCACGGAAATCAACATCACCGGTACCGACAAACAGCGCGTCGGTCAGGTTGCAGCTGAAATTCGTGAATTCCGCCCGCCGGAGCCCTACAAGGGCAAAGGCGTTCGTTATGCAGGCGAGTTCATCGTCCGCAAAGAAGGCAAGAAGAAGTAA
- the rplR gene encoding 50S ribosomal protein L18 produces the protein MANSKQAFERRRDRVRRSIQKAANGRPRLSVFRSSKQIYAQIIDDAKGHTIVSASTIETDLKSSLKTGADVAAAAAVGKLVAERAAAAGVKQVVFDRGGYQYHGRVKALADAAREGGLEF, from the coding sequence ATGGCGAACAGCAAACAAGCTTTCGAGCGCCGCCGCGATCGCGTGCGCCGTTCGATTCAGAAAGCCGCGAACGGTCGTCCGCGCCTTTCTGTCTTCCGCTCGTCGAAGCAGATCTACGCCCAGATCATCGACGATGCGAAGGGACATACGATTGTCTCTGCTTCAACGATCGAAACAGATCTCAAGAGCAGCCTGAAAACGGGCGCCGACGTCGCTGCAGCCGCAGCCGTTGGCAAGCTTGTCGCCGAGCGTGCTGCTGCCGCTGGCGTAAAGCAGGTCGTGTTCGACCGTGGCGGGTACCAGTATCATGGGCGCGTAAAAGCGCTTGCTGATGCAGCCCGTGAAGGTGGACTTGAATTCTGA
- the rpsE gene encoding 30S ribosomal protein S5 produces the protein MARQENRDRDERDSEFVDKLVHINRVAKVVKGGRRFGFAALVVVGDQKGRVGFGHGKAREVPEAIRKATEAAKRTMIRVPLREGRTLHHDVEGRHGAGKVLLRAAPAGTGIIAGGPMRAVFETLGVQDVVAKSLGTSNPYNMVRATFAALTKEDSPRSVAARRGLKVSVLQSRRRDNNDEAASAAAEA, from the coding sequence ATGGCGAGACAAGAAAATCGCGATCGCGACGAGCGAGACAGCGAATTCGTCGACAAGCTCGTTCACATCAACCGCGTTGCGAAAGTGGTCAAGGGTGGCCGTCGTTTCGGCTTCGCAGCACTCGTTGTGGTTGGTGACCAGAAGGGCCGCGTCGGCTTCGGTCATGGCAAGGCGCGTGAAGTGCCGGAAGCCATCCGTAAGGCAACTGAAGCAGCAAAGCGCACGATGATCCGTGTACCGCTTCGCGAAGGCCGGACCCTCCACCACGATGTGGAAGGCCGTCACGGCGCTGGCAAGGTTCTGCTTCGTGCAGCTCCGGCCGGTACCGGTATCATCGCAGGCGGTCCGATGCGTGCCGTTTTCGAAACGCTCGGCGTCCAGGACGTTGTGGCCAAGTCTCTGGGGACTTCCAACCCCTACAACATGGTGCGTGCAACTTTTGCTGCGCTGACCAAGGAAGACAGCCCGCGTTCCGTCGCTGCCCGCCGTGGCCTGAAGGTCTCTGTGCTGCAGTCCCGCCGTCGTGACAACAACGATGAGGCGGCTTCGGCTGCCGCTGAGGCTTGA
- the rpmD gene encoding 50S ribosomal protein L30: protein MANTEKTVTVEQIGSPLRRPKDQRATLVGLGLNKMHRRSTLKDTPEVRGMINKVQHLVRVVEDNA, encoded by the coding sequence ATGGCGAACACCGAAAAGACTGTCACGGTCGAACAGATCGGCAGCCCGCTGCGCCGTCCTAAGGACCAGCGCGCGACGCTCGTCGGTCTCGGCCTGAACAAGATGCACCGCCGTTCCACACTGAAGGATACTCCTGAAGTGCGCGGCATGATCAATAAGGTCCAGCATCTCGTTCGCGTCGTCGAAGACAACGCGTAA
- the rplO gene encoding 50S ribosomal protein L15, with the protein MKLNELRDNEGAVKDRMRVARGIGSGKGKTGGRGVKGQKSRSGVAIKGFEGGQMPLHRRLPKRGFTNIFAKDYNTVSVGRVQKAIDAGKLNASETVTVEALKAAGVVKRVRDGVRIVANGELTTAVTFEVAGASKGAIAAIEKAGGKVAVLGAQA; encoded by the coding sequence ATGAAGCTCAATGAACTTCGTGACAACGAAGGTGCCGTAAAAGACCGCATGCGTGTGGCTCGTGGCATCGGGTCCGGCAAGGGCAAGACTGGTGGCCGTGGTGTCAAAGGTCAGAAGTCCCGTTCCGGCGTTGCCATCAAAGGCTTTGAAGGCGGTCAGATGCCGCTTCACCGCCGTCTGCCGAAGCGCGGCTTCACGAACATTTTTGCCAAGGACTACAACACTGTGTCCGTTGGCCGTGTTCAGAAGGCGATTGATGCAGGCAAGCTGAATGCGTCCGAGACGGTTACCGTCGAAGCGCTGAAGGCAGCAGGCGTTGTCAAGCGGGTCCGTGACGGTGTGCGCATCGTTGCCAACGGTGAACTCACCACTGCAGTGACCTTTGAAGTTGCCGGTGCCTCCAAGGGCGCTATCGCAGCGATCGAAAAAGCAGGCGGCAAGGTTGCCGTTCTGGGAGCTCAGGCTTAA
- the secY gene encoding preprotein translocase subunit SecY — protein sequence MASAAEQLASNLNFSAFAKAEELKKRIWFTLGALLVYRLGTYIPLPGINPDAFAQAFNQAQSGIIGMFNMFAGGAVERMAIFALGIMPYISASIIMQLMTTVVPTLEQMKKEGEQGRKVINQYTRYGTVILAAFQAYGIAVGLEGATNVVADPGWFFRASTVLTLVGGTMFLMWLGEQITSRGIGNGISLIIFAGIVAGLPVALVNVLELGRQGSMSTILILGILILAVVVIALIVFMERAQRRLLIQYPKRQMGNRMFEGNTSFLPLKLNTAGVIPPIFASSLLLVPATIGGFSQGSGNEWLTYITAALGHGQPLFMVFYAAMIVFFCFFYTAIVFNPSDTADNLKKHGGFIPGIRPGERTAQYIDYVLTRITVVGAIYITVVCLLPEFLISATGVPFYFGGTSLLIVVSVTMDTVSQIQGHLLAHQYEGLVKKAKLSGRRR from the coding sequence ATGGCATCGGCCGCCGAGCAACTGGCGTCAAATCTCAATTTCTCAGCTTTCGCCAAGGCTGAAGAACTCAAAAAGCGCATCTGGTTCACACTGGGGGCGCTTTTGGTTTATCGACTGGGCACTTACATTCCCTTGCCCGGCATCAATCCGGACGCCTTTGCGCAGGCCTTCAATCAGGCCCAGTCCGGCATCATCGGCATGTTCAACATGTTTGCCGGCGGTGCTGTCGAGCGCATGGCGATCTTCGCTCTCGGCATTATGCCGTATATTTCCGCCTCCATTATCATGCAGCTCATGACGACCGTCGTACCGACGCTCGAGCAGATGAAGAAGGAAGGCGAGCAGGGCCGCAAGGTCATCAACCAGTACACGCGCTACGGTACTGTAATCCTGGCGGCTTTCCAGGCTTACGGTATCGCAGTCGGTCTGGAAGGAGCGACCAATGTGGTCGCCGATCCGGGCTGGTTTTTCCGCGCATCAACTGTCCTGACGCTTGTCGGCGGTACCATGTTCCTGATGTGGCTCGGTGAGCAGATCACATCGCGCGGTATCGGTAACGGTATTTCGCTGATCATCTTTGCCGGCATTGTCGCCGGTCTGCCGGTCGCGCTGGTCAATGTGCTTGAACTCGGTCGCCAGGGCTCGATGTCGACGATCCTGATTCTCGGCATCCTGATACTGGCTGTTGTGGTGATCGCACTGATCGTGTTCATGGAACGGGCTCAGCGCAGACTGCTGATTCAGTATCCTAAGCGCCAGATGGGCAATCGAATGTTCGAGGGCAACACCTCGTTCCTGCCGCTCAAGCTCAATACTGCCGGTGTGATTCCGCCGATCTTCGCTTCTTCCCTCCTGCTGGTTCCTGCCACCATTGGCGGCTTCAGTCAGGGTTCGGGCAATGAGTGGCTGACGTATATCACTGCGGCGCTTGGTCACGGCCAGCCGTTATTCATGGTGTTCTACGCAGCGATGATCGTGTTCTTCTGTTTCTTCTATACCGCGATCGTTTTCAATCCGAGCGACACTGCGGACAACCTGAAGAAACACGGCGGTTTCATTCCCGGAATCCGTCCCGGCGAGCGTACAGCGCAGTATATCGACTACGTTCTGACGCGCATTACGGTGGTCGGTGCAATTTACATCACCGTCGTTTGTCTATTACCCGAATTCCTTATTTCGGCGACAGGCGTTCCGTTCTATTTCGGTGGCACCTCTTTGTTGATTGTCGTAAGCGTGACGATGGATACCGTGTCACAGATCCAGGGGCATTTGCTTGCGCACCAATATGAGGGTCTGGTGAAAAAAGCGAAATTAAGTGGGAGGCGTCGATGA
- a CDS encoding adenylate kinase: protein MRLILVGPPGAGKGTQAAHLVAKYAIPQLSTGDMLRAAVAAQTPVGVKAKEVMDAGGLVSDEIVVGIIRDRIAEEDARNGFILDGFPRTLAQAEALDEMLEANSLKLNAVIELRVDQSKLVDRIIKRAADAQAAGQPVRKDDDPEVFKQRLEAYNRDTAVVVPYYEKTGLLSVIDGMQSIDEVTASIDSVLQGLDEKV from the coding sequence ATGAGGCTTATTCTGGTTGGACCGCCAGGAGCGGGGAAGGGGACACAGGCCGCGCACCTCGTTGCGAAATACGCGATCCCGCAGCTCTCCACCGGAGACATGCTGCGGGCCGCAGTGGCCGCCCAGACCCCGGTAGGCGTTAAAGCCAAGGAAGTCATGGACGCAGGTGGTCTCGTGTCGGATGAGATCGTTGTCGGTATCATCCGCGATCGGATCGCCGAAGAAGATGCCAGGAACGGATTCATTCTTGATGGTTTTCCCCGCACGCTCGCCCAGGCCGAAGCGCTTGACGAGATGCTGGAAGCAAACAGCCTCAAGCTGAACGCCGTCATCGAACTGCGTGTCGACCAGTCGAAGCTGGTCGATCGGATCATCAAGCGCGCTGCTGATGCACAGGCTGCGGGTCAGCCGGTGCGCAAGGACGATGATCCGGAAGTCTTCAAGCAACGCCTTGAAGCCTACAACCGCGATACCGCAGTTGTTGTGCCGTATTACGAGAAGACAGGTCTTCTTTCCGTGATTGACGGCATGCAGTCCATTGATGAAGTAACGGCTTCAATAGATTCCGTTCTTCAAGGACTTGACGAAAAGGTTTAG
- the rpsM gene encoding 30S ribosomal protein S13: protein MARIAGVNIPTNKRVVIALQYIHGIGAKFAQEIIEKNNIDAARRVNELSDAEVLSIRETIDRDYLVEGDLRRETAMNIKRLMDLGCYRGLRHRRGLPVRGQRTHTNARTRKGPAKPIAGKKK, encoded by the coding sequence GTGGCACGTATTGCTGGCGTTAACATCCCGACGAACAAGCGCGTTGTCATCGCGCTTCAGTATATTCACGGCATCGGCGCGAAGTTCGCGCAGGAAATCATCGAGAAGAACAACATCGATGCTGCCCGCCGTGTGAACGAGCTTTCCGACGCAGAAGTTCTGTCCATCCGCGAAACCATCGACCGCGATTACCTCGTTGAAGGTGACCTGCGTCGTGAGACCGCGATGAACATCAAGCGTCTGATGGACCTTGGCTGCTACCGCGGCCTGCGTCACCGTCGCGGCCTGCCGGTTCGCGGTCAGCGGACGCACACGAACGCACGTACCCGCAAGGGTCCGGCTAAGCCAATCGCTGGTAAGAAGAAATAA
- the rpsK gene encoding 30S ribosomal protein S11 has translation MAKDTTRVRRRERKNISSGVAHVNSTFNNTMITITDAQGNAISWSSAGALGFKGSRKSTPYAAQVAAEDAAKKAAEHGMRTLEVEVRGPGSGRESALRALQAAGFLITSIRDVTPIPHNGCRPRKRRRV, from the coding sequence ATGGCTAAAGACACGACGCGCGTGCGTCGCCGCGAACGCAAGAACATCTCTTCTGGCGTCGCGCATGTGAACTCCACGTTCAACAACACCATGATCACGATCACCGACGCACAGGGCAACGCGATCTCCTGGTCGTCCGCCGGTGCACTCGGTTTCAAAGGTTCCCGTAAGTCCACTCCGTATGCTGCCCAGGTTGCTGCGGAAGACGCTGCGAAAAAAGCTGCCGAGCACGGCATGCGCACCCTGGAAGTGGAAGTGCGCGGTCCGGGTTCCGGTCGTGAATCTGCTCTGCGTGCCCTGCAGGCCGCCGGTTTCCTGATCACGTCCATCCGTGACGTGACGCCGATTCCGCACAACGGCTGCCGTCCGCGCAAGCGTCGCCGCGTCTAA
- a CDS encoding DNA-directed RNA polymerase subunit alpha, producing the protein MTIQKNWQELIKPTKLEIKPGEDPRFLATVVAEPLERGYGLTLGNALRRILLSSLQGAAVTAVQIDGVLHEFSSIPGVREDVTDIVLNIKEIAIRMEGEGPKRMVVRKQGPGVVTAGDIQTVGDVEVLNPELVLCTLDEGAEIRMEFTVNTGKGYHSSDRNRPEDAPIGLIPVDSLYSPVKKVSYKVENTREGQVLDYDKLTLTVETDGSVKPEDAVAFAARILQDQLSIFVNFEEPQREVAEDSVPELAFNPALLKKVDELELSVRSANCLKNDNIVYIGDLIQKTEAEMLRTPNFGRKSLNEIKEVLAQMGLHLGMEVANWPPENIDDLAKRYEDHQY; encoded by the coding sequence GTGACCATTCAAAAAAACTGGCAAGAACTGATCAAGCCGACCAAACTCGAGATCAAGCCGGGTGAAGACCCGCGCTTCTTGGCAACCGTCGTTGCCGAGCCGCTCGAGCGTGGCTACGGTCTGACCCTTGGCAACGCGCTGCGCCGTATCCTGCTGTCTTCTCTGCAGGGTGCCGCCGTGACTGCCGTTCAGATCGATGGCGTTCTGCATGAGTTCTCGTCGATCCCGGGTGTCCGGGAAGATGTCACCGACATCGTGCTGAATATCAAGGAAATCGCCATCCGCATGGAAGGCGAGGGTCCCAAGCGCATGGTCGTGCGCAAACAGGGTCCGGGTGTTGTCACCGCCGGCGATATTCAGACTGTTGGCGACGTCGAGGTTCTCAATCCGGAACTGGTGCTCTGCACGCTGGATGAAGGCGCTGAAATCCGCATGGAATTCACCGTCAACACCGGCAAGGGCTACCATTCTTCCGATCGGAACCGTCCGGAAGATGCGCCGATTGGCCTGATCCCGGTCGACAGCCTCTACTCTCCGGTCAAGAAGGTCTCCTACAAGGTGGAAAACACCCGTGAAGGCCAGGTTCTTGACTATGACAAGCTGACCCTGACTGTCGAAACCGATGGTTCCGTCAAGCCGGAAGACGCCGTGGCATTCGCTGCACGCATTCTGCAGGATCAGCTCTCCATCTTCGTCAACTTCGAAGAGCCGCAGCGTGAAGTCGCCGAGGACAGCGTCCCGGAACTGGCTTTCAACCCTGCGCTTCTGAAGAAGGTCGACGAGCTGGAACTGTCTGTACGGTCTGCAAACTGCCTGAAGAACGACAATATCGTGTATATTGGCGATCTCATTCAGAAGACCGAAGCGGAAATGCTGCGGACCCCGAATTTCGGCCGCAAGTCGCTGAACGAAATCAAGGAAGTTCTCGCCCAGATGGGTCTCCATCTCGGCATGGAAGTTGCCAACTGGCCGCCTGAGAACATCGATGATCTCGCCAAGCGCTACGAAGACCATCAGTACTAA
- the rplQ gene encoding 50S ribosomal protein L17 has protein sequence MRHGKSGRKLNRTSSHRKAMFANMAASLIKHEQIVTTLPKAKEMKPIIDKLITLGKRGDLHARRQAISQIRDAAMVAKLFETLGERYKDRSGGYSRVLKAGFRYGDNAPMAVIELVDRDPEARGAEDRARVEAEEAAENAA, from the coding sequence ATGCGCCACGGTAAATCCGGCCGCAAGCTCAACCGGACCTCTAGCCACCGTAAGGCTATGTTCGCGAACATGGCAGCGTCGCTGATCAAGCACGAACAGATCGTAACGACCCTGCCGAAGGCTAAAGAAATGAAGCCGATCATCGACAAGCTCATCACCCTGGGCAAGCGCGGTGACCTGCATGCACGCCGCCAGGCCATTTCGCAGATTCGCGATGCGGCAATGGTTGCCAAGCTGTTCGAAACGCTCGGTGAGCGTTACAAGGACCGCAGCGGCGGTTACTCCCGCGTGCTGAAAGCCGGCTTCCGCTATGGCGACAACGCTCCGATGGCTGTCATCGAGCTGGTCGACCGTGATCCGGAAGCACGCGGTGCTGAAGACCGTGCTCGCGTTGAAGCTGAAGAAGCAGCTGAAAACGCAGCGTAA
- a CDS encoding methyl-accepting chemotaxis protein, translating to MIVITVAACAAVGVIGYMTGRDGLQQAAEAELGMVITARNALLQSRLHAAESQIVNLASSVSDPLSNLGNATMNLAKEKDEILGLFQAPQSPEERAAVTGKEQKTMYAWRHTEAHPAFYNVWKNGGFADLYLLDNAGLILYSVTKGDEFLSKLGEGSVAEGTGLEMVYNAAKELGEGEIAASVFAPYTPAGGKGSLFLASPVFMNSFGTISLSGVAVMRIDSDFLSEVVANREDLGETGQVYVINQDGLALSDMPLAGAPTALSTSVSSGPAIEAAAGTASAGIVQGADGVDDLVVARPLAFQGQNWAIVAEKSVEETLSAVIRMRDQMFLWSLATIAVAAVIALFFSQSITRPLTTLVGALNAIASGDLGAEIKAANRKDEIGDIGRAVLQIRQNAAEENERRAAEEADDARRQAEQRQEMLASLAGDFEATVGTVVDKVAHTAATLRESANKMRSMTDMAGETSANAATMSEETLAEVESIAAASDQLSSSIQEISTLIERSSSVAAEATKRAETTNDTVRSLAEAANRIGEVVTLISDIADQTNLLALNATIEAARAGEAGKGFAVVASEVKDLASQTGKATGEIQQQIDAIRGATDDAVDAIGDIQKTIDEITKSVSEVAAAVTEQSYATQGIAENTQRAAGGTSKVTEDIRNVSSLSNDTNMAAQNFSEEAADMASKAEELDHEVRSFLAQVRSA from the coding sequence ATGATCGTGATTACAGTCGCCGCATGTGCGGCGGTGGGTGTCATCGGCTACATGACCGGTCGCGACGGATTGCAACAAGCGGCAGAAGCCGAACTTGGCATGGTCATCACAGCGCGTAACGCGCTCCTGCAGTCGCGCCTGCACGCAGCTGAGTCCCAGATCGTGAACCTGGCGTCCAGCGTGTCGGATCCGTTGAGCAACCTTGGCAACGCGACCATGAACCTTGCCAAGGAAAAGGACGAAATTCTCGGCCTGTTCCAGGCACCGCAGAGCCCGGAAGAACGTGCAGCGGTAACAGGCAAGGAACAGAAGACAATGTATGCCTGGCGCCACACCGAGGCGCACCCGGCCTTCTACAATGTCTGGAAGAACGGCGGCTTCGCGGATCTTTATCTGCTCGATAACGCCGGTCTCATTCTTTATTCGGTCACCAAGGGTGACGAATTTCTGTCCAAGCTTGGTGAAGGCAGTGTTGCCGAAGGGACCGGCCTGGAGATGGTCTACAATGCTGCCAAGGAGCTGGGTGAGGGCGAGATCGCTGCCAGTGTCTTTGCACCCTACACCCCTGCCGGCGGCAAGGGCTCTCTGTTCCTGGCATCGCCCGTGTTCATGAATTCGTTTGGTACGATCAGCCTCAGCGGTGTTGCGGTCATGCGGATCGATTCCGATTTCCTGAGTGAAGTTGTCGCGAACCGTGAAGACCTCGGGGAAACCGGTCAGGTTTACGTGATCAACCAGGACGGCCTCGCGCTCAGCGACATGCCGCTTGCAGGTGCGCCAACCGCGCTCAGCACCAGCGTTTCCAGCGGACCGGCGATTGAAGCTGCCGCCGGCACCGCTTCAGCCGGTATCGTTCAGGGGGCTGATGGCGTTGATGATCTTGTCGTTGCCCGTCCGCTAGCCTTCCAGGGGCAGAACTGGGCCATCGTTGCAGAGAAGAGCGTTGAAGAAACGCTGTCTGCCGTCATTCGCATGCGCGATCAGATGTTCCTCTGGTCGCTTGCAACAATTGCCGTTGCAGCCGTCATTGCCTTGTTCTTCTCCCAGTCGATCACCCGTCCTCTCACCACTCTTGTAGGCGCTCTCAACGCGATTGCCTCCGGTGATCTTGGTGCAGAGATCAAGGCTGCGAACCGCAAGGACGAAATCGGCGACATCGGCCGGGCCGTTCTTCAGATCCGCCAGAACGCGGCTGAAGAAAACGAGCGTCGTGCAGCCGAGGAAGCCGATGATGCAAGACGTCAGGCAGAGCAGCGCCAGGAAATGCTGGCAAGCCTTGCCGGCGACTTCGAAGCAACCGTCGGCACCGTCGTCGACAAGGTGGCTCATACCGCTGCAACCTTGCGCGAATCGGCGAACAAGATGCGCAGCATGACCGACATGGCAGGCGAAACATCTGCCAATGCGGCCACTATGTCGGAAGAAACTCTGGCCGAAGTGGAATCGATTGCGGCAGCTTCCGATCAGCTTTCCAGCTCGATCCAGGAAATCTCGACGCTGATCGAACGCTCTTCCAGCGTTGCTGCCGAAGCAACCAAACGTGCGGAAACGACCAACGATACAGTGCGCTCGCTTGCGGAAGCTGCCAACCGGATCGGCGAAGTCGTCACGTTGATTTCCGATATCGCCGACCAGACCAACCTTCTGGCCCTTAACGCCACCATTGAAGCCGCACGTGCCGGTGAAGCCGGCAAGGGCTTTGCGGTAGTTGCCTCCGAGGTCAAGGATCTTGCGTCCCAGACAGGCAAGGCAACCGGCGAAATCCAGCAGCAGATCGATGCCATCCGCGGAGCAACCGACGATGCGGTTGATGCCATCGGCGACATCCAGAAGACCATCGACGAGATTACAAAGTCGGTGAGCGAAGTTGCTGCAGCCGTTACAGAGCAGAGCTACGCGACGCAGGGCATTGCAGAGAACACTCAACGGGCCGCCGGTGGAACCTCCAAGGTTACCGAGGACATCCGCAACGTTTCTTCTCTATCGAACGATACCAACATGGCTGCACAAAACTTCTCCGAAGAAGCAGCGGACATGGCATCGAAAGCTGAAGAGCTGGATCACGAAGTGCGCAGCTTCCTTGCGCAGGTTCGTTCGGCCTGA